The genomic interval GAATTTGTGCCGAGCGTGGAAGAAATCCTCGCGTATGTTGTCCCCCATCTAGAGAAGGCAGAGCATGCGGTGGTCAGCTTCGGCCAGGGCTGCGAAGGAGAACCGCTGCTGCAGGGAGAACTGTTGATCGAAGCGGTGCGTGAAATCAGAAAACGGACGAAACGCGGCGTCATCAATCTGAACACCAATGGGAGCAGGCCGCAGGTCGTCGAAAAATTGTGCGAGGCCGGATTGGACAGCATTCGCGTCAGCCTGAACAGCGCCCAGGCGGATTTGTACCAAAAATATTTTTCTCCGCGGGGGTATGGATTCAACGAGGTGATGGAGTCCCTTCGCGTGGTGGCCGGTTTCGGCCGATGGATCTCGCTGAATTATTTCATTTTTCCGGGTTTCACCGATCATCCGGAAGAAACAGCCCACTTGCAAAAACTGGTGCGGCGCTTTAATATTCCTTTCATCCAGATGCGCAACCTGAACATCGACCCAGAGTGGTACATCGAGACTCTGGCTCTGCCGGATGGGGGAAAAAAAGCAGTCGGCATCAAAGCCTGGATGGAGCAGCTCAAACGGCGGAATCCATTCATCCACTTT from bacterium carries:
- a CDS encoding radical SAM protein, whose translation is EFVPSVEEILAYVVPHLEKAEHAVVSFGQGCEGEPLLQGELLIEAVREIRKRTKRGVINLNTNGSRPQVVEKLCEAGLDSIRVSLNSAQADLYQKYFSPRGYGFNEVMESLRVVAGFGRWISLNYFIFPGFTDHPEETAHLQKLVRRFNIPFIQMRNLNIDPEWYIETLALPDGGKKAVGIKAWMEQLKRRNPFIHFGYFNPHREAMASMGWVA